A portion of the Rubritalea squalenifaciens DSM 18772 genome contains these proteins:
- a CDS encoding alpha/beta hydrolase, whose product MFFRRFSHLALSCLVLAGAAQAKTSFEVSYALPEKKPSETPIVYIALRADSKEPVKTLSSWYSPPYLLSAEDTDRDGKVTLTLDENSYLGLDGKLPNKPLKAQAIVRLTENWPVPGVGFDDLHSATIDVRFSEEEDHHYELTASRKAKPFKPVNKGRLRIASFRSEKLSQFHERPTDMLYTLLLPENWDPEKRYPVLVYVHGYTGTYLNYWGIFSDLGTENLKDVITIIPDPNCRWGHHVFADSEVNGPWGTALTEELMPHIDKTYGGAGPEHRYVTGVSSGGWSSIWLQVKYPEHFAGCWGFGPDPLDFAHFQDSNFYEIKSFYYQEDGKPRPLSLPIMRGKSLYYKDMAAYERAIGPGGQLKSFAAVFSERLDDGSPRLFYDEETGEMDHEALKHWKPYEISSLIKTQWKNNKEQLSGKINVLVHEQDLFFLDHSVRAFEKTCQQIGCDAKFTYMEGQGHHIPEGQLDPMFKLMKKRIQESPALDRAE is encoded by the coding sequence ATGTTTTTTCGTCGTTTCAGTCACCTGGCCCTGAGCTGCCTGGTTCTTGCAGGAGCCGCCCAGGCGAAGACCAGCTTCGAAGTCAGCTACGCGCTGCCTGAGAAGAAACCCAGCGAGACCCCGATCGTCTACATCGCACTGCGTGCAGATTCCAAGGAGCCCGTGAAGACCCTGTCCTCCTGGTACAGTCCTCCCTATCTGCTCTCTGCGGAAGATACAGACCGCGATGGCAAAGTCACCCTCACGCTGGATGAGAACAGCTACCTGGGGCTCGATGGCAAGCTCCCGAACAAGCCACTGAAGGCGCAGGCCATCGTCCGGCTGACTGAGAACTGGCCCGTACCCGGCGTAGGCTTTGACGATCTCCACAGTGCGACCATCGATGTGCGCTTCAGCGAGGAGGAAGACCACCACTACGAGCTGACTGCCAGCCGCAAGGCCAAGCCATTCAAGCCCGTCAATAAAGGCAGGCTACGCATCGCCTCCTTCCGCAGTGAGAAGCTCAGCCAGTTCCACGAGCGCCCTACGGACATGCTCTACACCCTGCTGCTGCCTGAAAACTGGGATCCGGAGAAACGCTATCCCGTGCTGGTCTACGTGCACGGCTATACCGGCACCTACCTGAACTACTGGGGCATTTTCTCCGACCTGGGGACTGAAAATCTCAAGGATGTGATCACCATCATCCCGGACCCGAACTGCCGCTGGGGTCATCATGTCTTTGCGGATTCCGAGGTCAACGGGCCTTGGGGCACAGCGCTTACGGAAGAGCTGATGCCCCACATCGACAAGACCTACGGCGGCGCTGGTCCAGAACACCGCTACGTCACAGGCGTCTCCTCCGGTGGCTGGTCCTCCATCTGGCTGCAGGTGAAGTACCCGGAGCACTTCGCTGGCTGCTGGGGCTTTGGCCCGGACCCGCTGGACTTCGCCCACTTCCAGGACAGTAATTTCTATGAAATCAAATCCTTCTACTACCAGGAGGATGGTAAGCCACGCCCACTCTCGCTGCCGATCATGAGAGGGAAAAGCCTCTACTACAAAGACATGGCCGCCTATGAGCGGGCCATTGGCCCGGGTGGCCAGCTGAAGTCCTTTGCGGCGGTCTTCTCCGAGCGCCTGGATGACGGCAGCCCGCGGCTCTTCTATGATGAGGAGACCGGAGAGATGGATCACGAAGCTCTCAAGCACTGGAAGCCCTACGAAATCTCCAGCCTGATCAAAACCCAATGGAAGAACAACAAGGAGCAGCTCAGCGGCAAGATCAACGTCCTCGTTCATGAACAAGACCTCTTCTTCCTCGATCATTCCGTGCGTGCCTTTGAGAAAACCTGCCAGCAGATCGGCTGCGATGCCAAGTTCACCTACATGGAAGGACAGGGCCACCACATCCCGGAAGGCCAGCTCGACCCGATGTTCAAGCTCATGAAAAAGCGGATCCAAGAAAGCCCGGCACTCGACCGGGCTGAGTAA
- a CDS encoding 6-pyruvoyl trahydropterin synthase family protein: MPYRICKMIEVENGHLLSKHPDKCRFPHGHTRKVELIFEADSLDDREMVFDFKLVKRMVDDFLETYDHALCMNTSDPKFEFFKEAYGDRIIGFENLDPTTEVMAKTIFDHTSGQLQHHVDNPDPEYPVRAEVKLKTVRVWETTSSWAEYGL; encoded by the coding sequence ATGCCTTACCGCATCTGCAAAATGATCGAGGTGGAAAACGGCCACCTCCTCTCCAAGCACCCGGACAAGTGCCGCTTCCCGCACGGCCACACCCGCAAGGTGGAGCTCATCTTTGAAGCCGACTCACTCGACGACCGCGAGATGGTTTTCGACTTCAAGCTGGTGAAGCGCATGGTGGATGACTTCCTGGAGACCTACGATCACGCCCTTTGCATGAACACCTCGGACCCGAAGTTCGAGTTCTTCAAGGAAGCCTACGGCGACCGCATCATCGGCTTTGAAAACCTGGACCCCACCACCGAGGTGATGGCCAAAACGATTTTCGACCACACCAGCGGCCAGCTCCAGCACCACGTGGACAACCCGGATCCCGAGTACCCGGTCCGCGCCGAAGTGAAGCTCAAGACCGTCCGCGTCTGGGAGACTACTTCCTCCTGGGCGGAATACGGGCTCTAG
- a CDS encoding sulfatase, whose translation MKFSKLLRLSALLLVPIVAKAADKPNILLIYADDHGYTDIASMGSDFYETPNLDKLKSQSLSFTNGYASCANCAPSRASLMSGVYSARHKVYTVGSSARGKSSKRKLIPIKNVETLDPKFTTLPEALKAAGYATCHAGKWHVSGDPTKYGFDKNIGGNHSGGPRGGYFSPYNNPQLPDGPKGEHLPDRLTRDLNGWINEQHKADKPFFAYMAFYSVHTPIQAREDLTEKYQAKEKGKYHNHPKYAAMVEAMDLAIGNLLNNLEEQGLADNTIVVFTTDNGPYGPVSNAKPLRGNKGMFYEGGIRVPYFIKWPGKSKAGSSSDTPVHQTDLFPTLATAGGAELPETLDGVNLSGLVQGEELPARALFWHFPCYLQSYGSDAMKDAHTEGWRATPCSVIREGDWKLVQYFEDNSVELFNLKEDATESKDLSKTNPRKVTELLAKLKAWQEASGADIPTEKNPEYGKPEAKKEKRKNKA comes from the coding sequence ATGAAATTTAGTAAATTGCTCAGACTCTCCGCGCTCTTGCTGGTCCCCATCGTTGCCAAGGCGGCGGACAAGCCGAACATCCTGCTTATCTATGCCGACGACCATGGCTACACAGATATCGCGAGCATGGGCTCAGACTTTTACGAGACGCCAAACCTCGACAAGCTGAAGTCCCAGAGCCTGAGCTTTACCAATGGCTATGCCAGCTGTGCGAACTGCGCGCCTTCCCGTGCTTCCCTGATGTCCGGCGTCTACAGCGCCCGCCACAAGGTCTACACCGTAGGCAGCTCAGCCCGCGGCAAGTCCTCCAAGCGCAAGCTGATCCCGATCAAGAACGTCGAAACGCTGGATCCCAAGTTCACCACCCTACCGGAAGCGCTGAAGGCTGCAGGCTACGCGACCTGCCATGCGGGCAAGTGGCACGTCTCCGGGGACCCCACCAAGTACGGCTTTGATAAAAACATCGGCGGCAACCACAGCGGCGGCCCACGTGGCGGATACTTCTCCCCCTACAACAACCCGCAACTGCCAGACGGCCCGAAGGGCGAGCACCTGCCTGATCGCCTCACCCGCGACCTGAACGGCTGGATCAACGAGCAGCACAAGGCGGACAAGCCATTCTTCGCTTACATGGCCTTCTACTCCGTCCATACCCCGATCCAGGCACGCGAGGATCTCACCGAGAAGTACCAGGCCAAGGAAAAAGGCAAGTACCACAATCATCCGAAGTACGCCGCCATGGTGGAAGCCATGGATCTGGCGATCGGCAACCTGCTCAACAACCTCGAGGAGCAAGGTCTAGCGGACAATACCATCGTGGTCTTCACCACGGACAACGGCCCTTACGGCCCGGTCTCCAACGCCAAGCCACTGCGCGGCAACAAGGGCATGTTCTACGAGGGCGGCATCCGCGTGCCCTACTTCATCAAGTGGCCCGGCAAGTCCAAGGCTGGCAGCAGCTCAGATACCCCGGTACACCAGACAGACCTGTTCCCGACACTGGCCACGGCTGGCGGCGCCGAGCTTCCGGAAACGCTGGACGGCGTAAACCTCAGTGGCCTGGTCCAGGGAGAGGAGCTGCCTGCACGCGCGCTCTTCTGGCACTTCCCCTGCTACCTCCAGTCCTACGGCAGCGATGCCATGAAGGATGCCCACACCGAGGGCTGGCGCGCCACCCCGTGCAGCGTGATCCGTGAGGGAGACTGGAAGCTGGTACAGTATTTCGAGGACAACTCCGTGGAGCTCTTCAACCTGAAGGAGGATGCTACCGAGTCCAAGGACCTCTCCAAGACCAACCCGCGCAAGGTCACCGAGCTGCTCGCCAAGCTGAAAGCCTGGCAGGAGGCATCCGGCGCAGACATTCCTACCGAAAAGAATCCTGAGTACGGCAAGCCAGAGGCCAAAAAGGAAAAGAGGAAGAACAAGGCATAG
- a CDS encoding type II toxin-antitoxin system Phd/YefM family antitoxin, protein MKTVNYTEARNGLARLMKDAEQDRDVIAITRNGHASVVVMLQEEYDSMMETLHLLSTPANAKRIQQGLADYEESKIQEHELCD, encoded by the coding sequence ATGAAAACAGTCAATTACACCGAAGCGAGAAATGGTCTTGCGCGTCTGATGAAGGACGCCGAGCAGGATCGCGATGTAATTGCCATCACCCGCAATGGTCACGCCTCAGTGGTGGTGATGCTGCAGGAAGAATACGATAGCATGATGGAGACACTTCACCTGCTCTCGACTCCTGCCAATGCGAAGCGCATTCAGCAAGGTCTCGCGGATTACGAAGAGTCTAAAATCCAAGAGCACGAGCTATGCGACTAA
- a CDS encoding Txe/YoeB family addiction module toxin, with protein MRLMWLEGGWEDYLYWQTQDKKTLKRVNELIKDAMRHPFEGIGKPEPLKSNLRGWWSRRITQEHRLVYKAEDGMLIIMQCRFHYD; from the coding sequence ATGCGACTAATGTGGCTTGAGGGAGGCTGGGAGGATTACCTCTACTGGCAGACCCAGGACAAAAAAACGCTTAAGCGCGTGAACGAGCTCATCAAAGACGCGATGCGCCACCCCTTTGAAGGTATCGGTAAGCCAGAACCCTTGAAGAGTAACCTGCGTGGCTGGTGGTCGCGCCGGATCACCCAGGAGCACCGCCTGGTCTACAAAGCGGAAGACGGCATGCTCATCATCATGCAATGCCGCTTTCACTATGACTAG
- the uvrA gene encoding excinuclease ABC subunit UvrA produces MRIFGAKQHNLKNLDLDIPAGKLTVITGPSGSGKSSLAFHTLYAEGQRRYVETFSPYVRQFLDRMDKPVVDRIENIPPAIAVEQKNNIRTTRSTVGTLTELNDYLKVIYPLLAKAYDPETGDEIKPDTPATICDWAFDKHEGENLLVTFPIPIPSGSTQAEVCDFLHQQAYLRVWLKGEVIRTDEPVDPDKKWPAAMANVIQDRIKISKANRLRLHEALEASLSFGKGHTTLIPTQTNKPKEFFNGWSNPKTGFTLQPPTSSLFSFNSPLGACPTCRGFGRVIGIDLKKAVQDPTLSIKEGVIKPFEGERGAECKADLIRCARDKGISAVTPWHSLTKDEQQWILRGEKGDPDDLWRNGQWYGVKGFFDWMETKAYKMHVRVFLSRYRAYTECSACEGTRLKPEALCFKIDGKTLPDLWHIPLDELLPWFQKIAKQSLEDADSSNIERSNSLKHALSEIISRLSYLNQVGLSYLTLDRPARTLSGGEIERVNLTTCLGAALTNTLFVLDEPTVGLHARDIHRLIGVMHSLRDKGNTVVVVEHEEAVMRHADNLIDIGPQAGEHGGQITYHGPVPKNLSALSKKNQESPTLPYLTGDKSASRPRIQKKSRAKQKVLSIKGATKHNIEMLDVDIPLGKFVCLTGVSGSGKSTLANEVIYLNLLDRFHLPNDEDAAFVKSLKGYEELAGVERVDQSPLTRTPRSTPAVYAGAFDAIRELFTRTPEAQDRKLKPGYFSFNSGEGRCQRCMGNGFEKVEMQFLSDLFITCPECQGDRYNATALEITYEGKSIADILKLTITESIEFFALSADDAKKEISLKNKIANALSPLVDVGLGYLRLGQPLNTLSGGESQRLKLCQLLSSTSSGDGRGKLLILDEPTTGLHFTDIEKLLDVFQSLTEQGHSLLVIEHNLDVIRSADHLVELGPGAGTHGGQCVFTGSPQEILKTKTETAKALHLDTEPETAVLKAAEDEALYLVGEAAGSISNQKSVISNSIHISGAREHNLKNFDLSIPRDELVVVTGLSGSGKSTLAFDIIFAEGQRRFLDSMSPYARQFAGQMEKPDIDKIEGLPPTVAIEQRVSRGGGKSTVGTVTEIYHFLRLLYAKLGVQHCPESGEPVVSQTQDAILQQLKKAFSNKKKKQYLVSPLIRGRKGYHTDVAAAAGRKGIELLLVDGKLVETEAFQPLARFKEHDIFAVITDKAPDAEQLSWALAMGKGQCALAEVKGKSFEFQTYSTARVSPVTGISFPELDPHHFSFNSPRGWCSECRGYGVIAESAGKKKRKSRRKANEFNSEAEAEIAEELKHFSDDEDTVRVTCPSCQGDRIQRNARFVLIRDHNIAHITDMSVTAAADMLETWSFEGRDKIIARDILPEITQRLRFLEKVGLNYLSLNRSADTLSGGESQRIRLAAQLGSNLTGVLYVLDEPTIGLHPRDNVQLLQTLEALRTRGNSLIVVEHDEETMRRATQLIDLGPGAGIRGGEVMYAGDPKPLFSKRPTKAAKNSSTGHALANPLQHPIHGGRRKIPALKSKDEWLLLQGCCYNNLKDIDVRIPLGRLTVISGVSGCGKSSLMRGTIPAAYEAGQKKRGKKKDTDHLFKSATNFDQLKYCYEVDQTPIGKTSRSCPATYVKVLDEIRKLYAQLPESRMRGYTASRFSFNNAEGQCPECKGNGRIKLEMDFLPTTWVPCHTCHEKRYNPATLEVFYNGKNIGDVLDMNINDAAEFFSAHTKLHRTLSLLDQTGLGYLKLGQASPTLSGGEAQRLKLVAELTRGRASVRKMGPTNKNLYLIEEPTIGLHQEDVRKLIEVLHRLVDEGHTVIVIEHHTAIMAEADYLIDMGPEAGDQGGTIVAQGPPEKVAKAKNSRTAPFIQEELG; encoded by the coding sequence ATCCGCATCTTTGGGGCGAAGCAGCACAACCTGAAGAATCTGGACCTGGACATCCCGGCGGGCAAGCTCACCGTCATCACGGGACCTTCCGGCTCCGGCAAATCCTCGCTGGCCTTTCACACGCTCTATGCCGAGGGGCAGCGCCGCTACGTGGAAACCTTTTCTCCCTATGTGCGGCAGTTCCTCGACCGCATGGACAAGCCAGTGGTAGACCGCATTGAGAACATCCCGCCGGCGATTGCGGTGGAGCAGAAGAACAACATCCGCACCACCCGCTCCACGGTGGGCACGCTCACCGAGCTGAACGACTACCTCAAGGTGATCTATCCGCTGCTGGCCAAGGCCTATGACCCGGAGACGGGCGACGAGATCAAGCCGGACACCCCGGCCACCATCTGCGACTGGGCCTTTGACAAGCACGAGGGAGAGAACCTGCTGGTCACCTTCCCGATCCCGATTCCCTCCGGCTCCACCCAGGCCGAAGTCTGCGACTTCCTGCACCAGCAGGCCTACCTGCGCGTCTGGCTGAAGGGCGAGGTGATCCGTACCGATGAACCGGTGGACCCGGACAAGAAATGGCCTGCCGCGATGGCCAATGTCATCCAGGACCGCATCAAGATCAGCAAGGCGAACCGCCTCCGTCTGCACGAGGCGCTGGAGGCCTCGCTATCCTTTGGCAAGGGCCACACCACGCTCATCCCGACCCAGACCAACAAGCCGAAGGAATTCTTCAACGGCTGGTCGAACCCGAAGACTGGCTTCACCCTGCAGCCGCCTACTTCCTCCCTCTTTTCCTTCAATTCACCACTGGGCGCCTGCCCGACCTGCCGTGGCTTTGGCCGCGTGATTGGCATCGATCTGAAAAAGGCAGTCCAAGACCCTACGCTTTCAATCAAGGAAGGGGTGATCAAGCCCTTCGAGGGTGAGCGCGGCGCCGAGTGCAAGGCGGACCTGATCCGCTGCGCGCGGGACAAGGGCATCTCCGCCGTGACCCCATGGCATTCCCTGACCAAGGACGAGCAGCAGTGGATCCTGCGCGGTGAGAAGGGTGACCCTGACGATCTCTGGCGCAACGGCCAATGGTACGGCGTGAAAGGCTTCTTCGACTGGATGGAGACCAAGGCCTACAAGATGCACGTGCGCGTCTTCCTCTCCCGCTACCGCGCCTACACCGAGTGCTCCGCCTGTGAGGGCACCCGCCTGAAGCCCGAGGCACTCTGCTTCAAGATCGATGGCAAGACCCTGCCGGATCTCTGGCACATCCCGCTGGATGAGCTGCTGCCGTGGTTCCAGAAGATCGCCAAGCAATCGCTGGAGGATGCCGACAGCTCTAACATCGAACGTTCGAATTCCCTCAAGCACGCGCTCAGCGAAATCATTTCCCGTCTTTCCTACCTGAATCAGGTGGGCCTTTCCTACCTCACGCTCGACCGTCCTGCCCGCACCCTCTCCGGTGGCGAGATCGAGCGCGTGAACCTCACCACCTGTCTCGGTGCCGCGCTGACGAACACGCTCTTTGTATTAGACGAGCCTACCGTGGGTCTGCATGCCAGGGACATCCACCGCCTGATCGGAGTGATGCATTCCCTGCGCGACAAGGGCAATACCGTTGTGGTGGTGGAGCACGAGGAAGCCGTGATGCGCCATGCGGACAACCTGATCGACATCGGCCCGCAGGCTGGTGAACACGGTGGCCAGATCACCTACCACGGCCCGGTTCCGAAAAATCTCAGCGCCCTGAGCAAGAAGAACCAGGAGTCCCCGACTCTACCTTACCTGACTGGTGACAAGTCGGCCTCCCGCCCGCGCATCCAGAAGAAATCCCGCGCCAAGCAGAAGGTGCTCAGCATCAAGGGAGCGACCAAGCACAACATTGAGATGCTGGATGTGGACATCCCGCTGGGCAAGTTCGTCTGCCTGACCGGCGTTTCCGGCTCCGGCAAGTCAACGCTGGCGAATGAAGTGATCTACCTCAACCTGCTAGACCGCTTCCATCTACCAAATGATGAGGATGCCGCCTTTGTAAAATCCCTCAAAGGCTACGAGGAACTGGCAGGCGTGGAGCGTGTGGACCAATCCCCGCTTACCCGCACGCCGCGCTCCACCCCTGCCGTCTACGCAGGCGCCTTCGATGCCATCCGCGAGCTTTTCACCCGCACCCCAGAAGCCCAGGACCGCAAGCTGAAGCCTGGCTACTTCTCCTTCAACTCCGGCGAAGGCCGCTGCCAGCGCTGCATGGGCAATGGATTTGAGAAGGTGGAGATGCAGTTCCTTTCCGATCTCTTTATCACCTGTCCGGAGTGCCAGGGCGACCGCTACAATGCCACCGCACTGGAGATCACTTATGAGGGCAAGAGCATTGCCGATATCCTCAAGCTCACCATCACCGAGTCCATCGAGTTCTTCGCCCTATCAGCAGACGACGCCAAAAAGGAAATTTCCCTGAAGAACAAGATCGCCAACGCGCTCAGCCCGCTGGTCGATGTAGGCCTGGGCTACCTGCGCCTCGGCCAGCCGCTCAATACCCTCTCCGGCGGTGAGTCCCAGCGCCTCAAGCTCTGCCAGCTTCTCTCCAGCACCAGCTCTGGCGATGGTCGCGGCAAGCTGCTCATTCTCGACGAGCCGACGACCGGCCTGCACTTCACCGACATTGAAAAGCTGCTCGATGTCTTCCAGTCGCTCACCGAGCAGGGCCACAGTCTGTTAGTGATCGAGCACAATCTGGATGTCATCCGCTCCGCCGACCATTTGGTCGAGCTCGGCCCCGGCGCCGGCACGCACGGCGGTCAGTGCGTCTTCACCGGCTCACCGCAAGAGATTCTCAAGACCAAGACGGAAACCGCCAAGGCCCTTCACCTGGACACCGAGCCAGAAACAGCCGTGCTCAAGGCTGCGGAAGACGAAGCCCTCTACCTAGTCGGCGAAGCCGCTGGTTCCATCAGTAATCAGAAATCCGTAATCAGTAATTCGATCCACATCAGCGGAGCGCGTGAACATAACCTGAAGAACTTCGATCTCTCCATCCCGCGCGATGAACTGGTGGTCGTTACCGGTCTATCAGGTTCCGGCAAATCCACGCTCGCCTTCGACATCATCTTTGCCGAGGGGCAGCGCCGCTTCCTCGATTCCATGTCTCCCTACGCCCGTCAGTTCGCGGGGCAGATGGAAAAGCCGGACATCGACAAGATCGAGGGACTGCCCCCGACCGTGGCGATCGAGCAACGAGTCTCCCGTGGTGGCGGCAAGTCCACTGTGGGCACTGTGACGGAGATCTATCACTTCCTGCGCCTGCTCTACGCCAAGCTCGGCGTGCAGCATTGCCCCGAATCCGGCGAGCCGGTTGTCTCCCAGACTCAGGATGCCATCCTGCAACAACTGAAGAAGGCTTTCTCTAACAAGAAGAAAAAACAATACCTCGTATCCCCGCTAATCCGTGGCCGTAAGGGTTACCATACGGATGTCGCCGCCGCAGCGGGCCGCAAGGGAATCGAACTCCTGCTGGTAGATGGCAAGCTGGTGGAGACGGAGGCCTTCCAGCCTCTCGCCCGCTTCAAGGAGCACGACATCTTCGCCGTCATCACGGACAAGGCACCGGATGCCGAGCAGCTCTCCTGGGCACTCGCTATGGGCAAAGGCCAGTGCGCACTGGCCGAGGTGAAGGGCAAGAGCTTTGAGTTTCAGACCTACTCCACCGCCAGAGTGAGCCCCGTCACGGGGATTTCCTTCCCAGAGCTGGACCCGCACCACTTCTCCTTCAACTCCCCACGTGGCTGGTGCTCGGAATGCCGAGGCTACGGCGTGATCGCAGAGAGTGCTGGCAAGAAAAAGCGCAAGTCCCGCCGCAAGGCCAATGAGTTCAACTCAGAAGCCGAGGCCGAGATCGCCGAAGAGCTGAAGCATTTCTCTGATGACGAGGACACCGTCCGCGTGACCTGCCCGAGCTGTCAGGGCGACCGCATCCAGCGCAATGCGCGCTTCGTGCTGATCCGCGACCACAACATCGCCCACATTACCGACATGTCCGTCACTGCCGCGGCTGACATGTTAGAAACCTGGAGCTTCGAGGGCAGGGACAAGATCATTGCCCGTGACATCCTGCCGGAGATCACCCAGCGCCTGCGCTTCCTGGAGAAGGTGGGTCTCAACTACCTTTCCCTCAACCGCTCCGCAGACACGCTCTCCGGCGGCGAGTCCCAGCGCATCCGTCTGGCCGCCCAGCTAGGCTCTAACCTGACTGGCGTACTCTACGTGCTGGACGAGCCGACCATCGGCCTGCATCCGCGTGACAACGTCCAGCTGCTGCAGACTCTAGAAGCCCTGCGTACGCGGGGGAACTCGCTCATCGTGGTCGAGCACGACGAGGAAACCATGCGCCGCGCCACCCAGCTGATCGACCTCGGCCCCGGAGCTGGGATTCGCGGCGGTGAAGTGATGTATGCTGGCGATCCGAAACCACTCTTCAGCAAACGCCCGACCAAGGCCGCCAAGAACTCCAGCACCGGCCATGCACTGGCCAATCCGCTGCAGCACCCGATCCACGGCGGGCGCCGCAAGATCCCCGCACTCAAGTCGAAGGACGAATGGCTGCTGCTACAGGGCTGCTGCTACAATAACCTCAAGGACATTGACGTGCGCATCCCGCTGGGTCGCCTCACGGTGATTTCCGGGGTATCCGGCTGCGGTAAGTCCTCGCTGATGCGCGGCACCATCCCGGCTGCCTACGAAGCCGGCCAGAAGAAGCGCGGCAAGAAGAAGGACACCGATCACCTTTTCAAATCCGCCACGAACTTCGACCAGCTCAAGTACTGCTACGAGGTGGACCAGACCCCGATCGGCAAGACCTCGCGTTCCTGCCCGGCCACCTACGTCAAGGTGCTGGACGAGATCCGCAAGCTCTACGCCCAGCTGCCGGAGTCCCGCATGCGCGGCTACACCGCCTCCCGTTTCTCCTTCAACAATGCCGAAGGCCAGTGCCCCGAGTGCAAGGGCAATGGACGCATCAAGCTGGAAATGGACTTCCTGCCCACCACCTGGGTGCCCTGCCACACCTGCCACGAGAAGCGCTACAACCCGGCTACGCTGGAGGTCTTCTACAACGGCAAGAACATCGGCGATGTACTGGACATGAATATCAACGATGCCGCTGAGTTCTTCTCCGCCCACACTAAGCTACATCGCACCCTTTCCCTGCTAGACCAGACCGGACTCGGCTACCTGAAGCTCGGCCAGGCCTCCCCCACCCTCTCTGGTGGCGAAGCGCAGCGCCTCAAGCTGGTGGCCGAACTCACCCGTGGCCGCGCCAGCGTCCGCAAGATGGGACCGACTAACAAGAACCTCTACTTGATCGAGGAACCCACCATCGGTCTGCACCAGGAAGACGTGAGAAAACTCATCGAGGTGCTGCACCGCCTCGTGGATGAGGGCCACACGGTCATCGTGATCGAGCATCACACCGCCATCATGGCCGAGGCCGATTACCTCATCGACATGGGCCCCGAAGCCGGCGACCAAGGCGGCACCATCGTCGCCCAAGGCCCGCCGGAAAAAGTCGCCAAAGCGAAGAACTCACGTACGGCTCCGTTTATTCAGGAGGAGCTGGGGTAA
- a CDS encoding DUF2971 domain-containing protein yields the protein MFLFKYQSPSNLSFSALKRGEIYFASVGELNDSNECRPNFIYKASLEIWQRFAHFILFEIAIAGEHVLFGGNREKFEQFVDLYDEIGAEVKKSAGLRELSEDNLIGLFIKVMLGNVAGSYPENQLRYLEELSFAVLKEKLPDINDVDRYIAAFSTDVTNPTMWGHYGAADQGFAIVYEVDGNKLSVSSSLEILYGSRPSEEEGVSLIGAWTDKDLELEPVTYKKSPPKVNGFHYLVHKFHYSEAEYHYDVPELIMGDAPLKDDHLVGLVKYSDWRYEREVRAILPKYGKRNFPPDLRSLKVSPKHVKGIVLGSKISNADAQRVFFCCYMLVSEYAKNAGEEYDLESFSFFQAKAHQFEFKMTIKPLGVLKKSYMGSLPFKPLCELEIPHQKLLQDKAAILGNGNVVT from the coding sequence ATGTTTCTTTTTAAGTACCAAAGCCCATCAAATTTGTCATTTAGCGCGTTAAAGAGAGGTGAAATTTATTTTGCTTCAGTTGGGGAATTGAACGACTCAAATGAATGCCGTCCGAATTTTATATACAAGGCTTCTCTGGAAATTTGGCAGCGTTTCGCGCATTTCATCTTGTTTGAAATTGCAATCGCGGGTGAGCATGTGTTGTTTGGGGGAAACAGAGAGAAGTTTGAACAGTTTGTTGATTTGTATGATGAAATTGGTGCGGAAGTAAAGAAGTCGGCAGGGCTTCGTGAGTTGTCAGAAGATAACCTAATAGGGTTATTCATAAAGGTTATGCTTGGGAATGTGGCAGGTTCCTATCCAGAAAATCAGTTGAGATATTTGGAGGAGCTCTCGTTTGCTGTACTAAAGGAAAAGCTTCCAGATATAAATGATGTCGACAGATATATTGCTGCTTTTTCAACAGATGTCACGAACCCAACAATGTGGGGTCATTATGGAGCAGCTGATCAAGGTTTCGCAATCGTATATGAAGTTGATGGCAATAAGTTAAGTGTGAGTTCATCCTTAGAGATACTGTATGGGTCACGACCTTCCGAAGAAGAAGGTGTGAGTTTGATTGGGGCATGGACTGATAAAGATCTAGAATTAGAACCTGTTACTTATAAAAAAAGCCCTCCTAAGGTGAATGGATTTCACTATCTAGTACATAAATTTCACTATTCGGAAGCAGAATATCACTATGATGTTCCCGAATTAATAATGGGGGATGCTCCTTTGAAAGATGATCACTTAGTTGGTTTGGTGAAGTATTCTGATTGGCGTTATGAGAGAGAGGTGCGTGCAATATTGCCAAAATATGGGAAAAGGAATTTTCCGCCTGATCTTCGATCGCTCAAAGTTTCACCGAAGCATGTTAAAGGAATAGTTCTCGGAAGTAAAATATCGAATGCCGATGCTCAGAGGGTATTTTTCTGCTGCTATATGTTAGTAAGCGAATATGCAAAAAATGCTGGTGAAGAATATGATTTGGAAAGTTTTTCTTTTTTTCAGGCCAAAGCTCATCAGTTTGAATTTAAAATGACTATAAAGCCCCTGGGAGTGCTCAAGAAAAGTTACATGGGTTCTCTTCCGTTTAAGCCTTTATGTGAATTAGAGATACCGCACCAAAAATTGCTACAGGACAAAGCAGCTATTTTAGGGAATGGCAATGTAGTTACCTAA